Below is a genomic region from Henckelia pumila isolate YLH828 chromosome 3, ASM3356847v2, whole genome shotgun sequence.
AGATTGAAAGGATAtgtggagatgtgtttgattttcaatcaaatctccaagtgggagaaatgtcagcaattaataaaataataaagaaaagaaGTATTGGCAGCATGTGGCAGGAGGTGGCAGCAAGTGTTGGCAAATGAGGCGGTAGATGACAATACATTAAAGCCAAATGTACGATAAATATTGAAGGAATGTTTGTGCGCGGATGaggctctataaatagagctccccACTTTCTGAAGAAAGCATCCCAACACAGAATTCATTTCTCAGTTTAAAGCATTCAAGTAATTTTGAGTGTATTTCTataatatttgtgagataggttttttCCTGTATTAAaagagtgagtgtctctttggaaacacagagagaggttgtaattctccaaatattatagtggaatcttttggtcttgcccgtggtttttatcctaataatttttgggggttttccacgtaaatcttggtgtctatttagtcttcaattttcatagtttctatctcgtaatGCCGCACCTGAAACCAACAAAAAATGACTTAAAAATCGGAAAAGATCGggatttttctgaaatttgcCTGACTAAAATAATCTTAGTTTCAAGAGGTTAAAACAGCAATATCGAACCATCATCCACAACAAGTTGTCCGCCAACCAAAAAAGTAAAGTATAGGTTCAAGAAAATCATACTTTAAAACCATGAGATTATACGTGTCCTTTGTATTTCAATGGAGCCCATGCACTTCTTTCtgtcttaaaaatctaaaataaccTCCAAAATTATGGATTACATATAATAATCCAACCACAATTAGTTGTCCCCGAGGAGGTGGTGCATTGGCGCGGTTTAAAGCTCGTAGTTTAAAATGATGGCGGGATTTTGTTTTCCCCCAAATCCCACAGTAAAAATGATCCGCCAGTAGTTTTCGACGAGGTTAAAAGGTGAAAGCTGATTGGGGGAAGCCGACGACGTCGTTTAAGGAGATCTGGAAGGCGGTCTATCTAGAGCCGTCAAAAACGGGGAGGGGCACCGGTggtaatattaatatatatatatatatatatatatatataacccgtGAAGCGTTTTGAAAAATAACGAGACTCTGTTTCTATATTCTTTTTTCTCTCGATTGAGGAGTAAAGTGAGATGGATTTGAATTTCCCGGTGGCGGAGGATGAGGAAAAGATGGAGACTTTGCAGAAGGAGTTGGAAGATGGGAGGGATGAGAGATCGTCTGTAGTGGAGGAGAAATCGGTTGCGGTGGGAGAACATATGGAAACTTTGGGGAAAGAGTTGGATGATGGGAAAGAGGAGAGTCGGTGCTTAATGGAGGAGGATAATTTTGGGGTGGGAGAAAATGTGGAATCTTTGGGAAAAGAGGTGGAAGATGAGGGGCAGGTAAAGAAAGAAAATGGTGGACAGGAGGAAGTGAAACTTGGCGAGAGAGATGGTATGAAGATTGATGACCTAGTGGAAAAGAGAGAGactgggaagaagaagaagggtATGAGAAGGAAAGCTAGTTTAATGGATTATCGTTCTTTAAGCTCGAGAGAACCGAGGAAGTCTGGTTTGCTGGCGAAGGAGAAAATAACGAAAGTTCTGAGTGAGATTTTGCATGATTCTAAAGTGGAGAGAAAGCAGAGAAAGAACCCTGAGAAAAAGAGGAAGGTTTCTGCGGGAAATAAAAAGTGTGTGAAAAGTGAGCACAGCGATAGTGAGACGGTGAAAGTGGAGAAAGCCGAGGAGAAGCCAAAAAGGGGACagaagagaaagaagaaaaaCGAGGAGAACGATGACGAGGCTGTGGTAGAtgaaaaaatcgaaaaaaaggGGAGAAGGTCATTGAAACGGCGTGGAGAGGAGGAAGGAGGAGAAAAAAATGTTGGGGGAAATAGTGAGAACGAAGATTATTCTCTTCGACCTAAGAGTGATGAAACCAATGGTGCACATGAGCCCAAGGCTTTGAAGAAGATTGATGAAAAtgtaaattaatttatattccttgaatttaatttttagcCATTTgcaatttttcttttttctgttTTATGCCCACCTGGCCAGAGTATGTTTATGCTGTTCTGGTTTTCCTTTAATTTACAGGGGAATGTGATAATAGAGTCTACCATGTGTCACCAGTGCCAGAGGAATGATAAAGGGAGGGTCGTACGATGTACTCAATGTAAAACAAAGAGATATTGCGTGCCTTGCATGATTCGGTGGTGTGTAAAAAATCTTACTAGCCTGGTTCTTTTTTGCTGGACATGGCCGTCATTCAATCTTACCTGTTATAGCTTCTATTTGTGGGTGGACACGTATATATCTGTTCTTAAGTTAATTATTGTCTTATGACATATGGAATATCGTGTATTAACCTTTCAAGTCGTTCAACTAAGATATTTTCTCGTGCATGTGGTATGAATTCAAAGTGTAACAATGACACAATTCAATTGGAAAACTTGCACTTAAGCTGTTTCAAAATGTCCAAATCGTCTCTGAGTCAATGGGCTTATGCTTTGTTTCTTAGCATGCTCGTCCTTGACCATTAGCCATAGGTGTTTGTTGACCCTCTTAACTGCAGGAGACATGCAGATTGACCCAATCCCATGCTTTTCTCCTCCTGTTAATCTTCATGCCGTGGACTGGCATCTTAATCTTTGTTGTTCACAGGTATCCTCGGATGTCGGAAGAGGATTTTGCTAAAGCTTGCCCTGTTTGTTGTAAGAACTGCAATTGCAAGAGTTGCATGAGACTGGATGGGTCAATCAAGGTAAGCTTGCCCTTTTTCTTTCCCATCACCACaatttcccccccccccccccccccccccaaatttTATATTCCCCCCCGTTTTATATTAACAATGTTTCTGTTATTCCAGACATTGGAGAATTTGAAATTGGAATATGCTAATGAACAGAAGATGCTATATGCGAAATACATTTTGCGAATGCTTGTGCCTTTCTTGAAACGATTTCACGCAGAACAAGCGTATGAGAAGGAAATGGAGGCCAAGGTACAAGGTATTTTCTGGAACAAATTATTTGATAGTGGATTTATTGGATGGTTCCTTTCTCCCTTCTGGTTAGCATGGGATCATTTATAATATCACAAAACAAGCTGGTACCTTGTGATTTCATCGCAAAGGTTCTATTATTGTCAATGCTGTGAGAACTGCTAAGTTTCTGTGCTTTTTGGAACAAGAGTGTTTCAGGCAACAACTTCCTGGTAAACTTGTAGAGTGGAGCAGATTTTGTCCTGATCCAGTACATGgcttatttttttttcctccAAAGTCTTGACTGCTGGCTGATGCACATCTTTCTTTTCCAGTAATGTGAAGTTTTCAAttataatatgaaatttaacgGCCTTGACAATTTAAAACAAACTTATTAATGCCCTTGACAACTTAAAACAAACTTAATTTCAACTTTGTCTGCTCAAATTATTTGACTCATGATAGTTTGTTTGAGCAGGGTTACCAGCTTCAGAAATTGAACCTCAAATATCGGATTGTCAGAAGAATGAGCGAATTTACTGGTATATTAGGAAgctactcttttttttttttgccacacctcaaattttgcaaacgaattaattttttatgaatGTATTCAGTGACAACTGCAAAACATCTATTGTTGATTTTCACCGAAGCTGCCCACGATGCTCATATGACCTGTGCCTCACTTGTTGTCGGGAGCTTCGGGATGGATTTCTGCAGGGAGGTGATAAGGAAGTAGTCATTTGTTATACCAAGCAGGAAATTAATTATATGCATGGTGATTTATCCGAGGAAAATAATAAAACTCGTCGTAAAGCTAAAAAGGGTGATACTGTTTATTTACATGGTGCTACTTCAGTAAATGATAGGACTTATGGTATAGTGGATACCATGACCAGGGATACCAGCGAGCTCAAACATGAATGGAAATGTATGGAAACAGGTGTCATCACGTGCCCACCCCGTGAGATGGGTGGCTGTGGTGAAGGGATTCTTGAATTGAAGCGAATCTTTCTTAATAATCACGTCTCTGAGTTGTTGCTGAAAGTGGAAGAAATAGCCCAAACACTAGATCTTGGGAACGCATCCCAAAATTTTGAGGAGTGCTCGTGTTTTAATTTCGTTGGTGAAAGTACTGATAGGAACAAATTGTGCAAGTCTGCAGCTCGAAAACGCTCAGAGGATAGTTTTTTATACAATCCAACCGCCAAAGACCTTCATCTTACTGATTTGATGCATTTTCAATGGCACTGGTCTAAAGGTGAGCCGGTTATTGTCAGTGATGTGCTTGAAACTACGTCTGGTTTGAGCTGGGAGCCTATGGTTATGTGGCGAGCCTTTCGACAAATAACAAATGTTAAACATGAACAGCTACTTGACGTATCTGCTATTAATTGCTTGGACTGGTGTGAGGTAGCttgattttcctttattttttttatttctcgaAGCAGCTAAAATCTGATGTATTATACATATCTGATTGCGAACCCTGCTTGTTTGTTTGGTTCATCTTTGGGTTATTTATGGATGGTTTATACGATAGTTTTTCATTTTAGGGGAATTTGTTGAACTACTTAATAAAAcatttttcaaaattgaaaCTTGGAAGGAAGTGTATGCTTTAAAGTTCTTTGCTATATAGATTTTTTTAACTTGATTGTCGTGTTCGCTACTAGAACAATACAGGTTCTTCATTAAGTTGTTTCTCTCATCCAACTTGGTCAACATCTTATAGATAAGCTTGCTGTTATTAGTTGTTTCAAAGTGTGATGGATAAAACATTATTTCATGATATGCAGGGTGATATAAATGTACACCAGTTTTTCAAAGGGTATTCAGAGGGTCGATATGATTCTAGTGGATGGCCTGAGATCTTTAAGTTGAAAGATTGGCCTCCATCTAACTTGTTTGAGGAGCGGTTACCTCGCCATGGTGCCGAGTTTATCAGCTGCTTGCCTTTCAAGGAATACACACATCCTCGCAGCGGGTACTTGAATCTCGCTGTTAAACTTCCTGCGGGTTGCCTGAAGCCGGATTTGGGGCCAAAGACATATATTGCTTATGGATTTGCTCCAGAGTTTGGACGGGGTGATTCTGTAACCAAACTGCATTGTGATATGTCTGACGCTGTAAGCACTAtcctttgaattttttattctaTTGCTATCTTATGATACTAAGTATGGCATATGCATGAGCTCCTTATGGTTCGTACGCGATGCTTTTTCTCTGAAATTGTATGGTTTTACAGTTTGAGTTTTTTAATTTTGTCACTCGTAGGTGAATGTGCTGACTCATTGCCAGTCAGTCACCATTAAACCCGAGAAgcataagaaaataaaagaactGCAAAAGCAGCATGCTGCCCAGGATAGAAGAGAATTGTATGGAGAGAATCAGATATTTGAAGATCAGCAACTCACTGACAGCGGACCATCCAGGATGAGTGAAAAGGCATTCTCACAGGTCTTTGAGGGTTCTAATTTAAGGAATAAAGTTAGTAAATCGGCAGCTTCTAATCTTGCAAAGGGAAACATGCAGGATGAAAAACAAGATGAGAAGGTCTGCATTGAAATTCATATGGAAGAGGACCTGCTATGTCTTAATGTAGGAAAGAATGGAGCTGATACCTCAGATAGGCAAGGAAATATCACTGAGGCTTGCTCCGTCAATGAATCTGGTGGAAAATCTTTCATCACAGAGGAAATGATGAAACATAACAATGCTGGGGTATTTGATTATTATCAGCATGAGCTGTTAGAATCTTCTGAAAGTGTTGAAAATGACCCCAAGGAATGCAGAAAGGATGATAATGATGGTGCTTCAGTTTCAGGAAATGTATTAGAATGTTTTGGAGACAATGATGGTGCTCTCTGGGATATTTTTAGGAGGCAAGATGTACCGAAACTGGAGGAATATGTGAAGAGGCATTTCAAGAAGTTCAGGCATTTCTATTGCAATCCATTGCCACAGGTAATGATTAATTTGGAATTGGTCCAAAGGTTCAGGAAACCtgtattttcaataaaatattataaagccAGAAAGGAAGAACCATAATTCGCAAGTCTTTTACAACCATACAATTTAGAAGCCACTAAGAAGGTCcaatttttgaaattgattttctttgtcttctacattattttgaaatttgtaACTAATTTTTGTTGTTTCTCTGGGTATCAGAAATTTATTCCCTCAAAACTACCTTCTTGAATTTGTGATAAGATCTCTATTTATAATATCTCGCATTATAGGTGGTGCATCCCATTCATGATCAAACTGTTTACTTGACAAAGGAGCATAAAAGAAGGCTCAAGGAGGAATATGGTCAGTTGTCTCTGTTTAATGCATCCCATATTTATGCCCAGTAAGAAAACTTTTTTTGGGGGTTAATCTTGCTAAAAGCTTATGCTTTCTTAGGAATCGAACCATGGACATTTGTTCAGAGATTAGGCGATGCAGTTTTCATACCGGCTGGTTGCCCACATCAAGTCCGGAATTTAAAGGTAGATTTCTTTCCGGAACTTCATAATGTTTTTATTGAAACTCTCATGAAGGCTCCTTTATAAGTTGACCTAGAATTTCGGTTTCTCTATTAGTTCATTGTCATCCTCCTGCACTGAGTTTCTActaaaaatctaaattttaaaatcatacCAAACATGCTATATTTTATCCAAATACAATACTTACCTACATCTTTCATTATTCTTATCATTCTTATAAAATATACTTAATTATCCTCTCCCATTAACCAAGCGGTACCAATGTGTACATTTGAAATACATAGACATATTGCTTTAAGGTCTGATGTATATGATAGTCAAATTTTGCTTGAAAATGTTGCAGTTTCAAAACTGATCTTGGTTCTACTCCTGAGACTCATTGTGGCTTCAAAAGAGGACAGCTTTttgccatttttttttaaaatattaacggTTTGGTGTCTTAACTATTTCCTATAAATTCAACAATATATATTACTCCTTTAAACATTTGATGGCTTTGATCAAGTGAATCATAAACAGCTAGAGTTTATGGCTCAAAAGCATCAGCCTCAACCAACCATTCAATGAGAACATTTTTCAAATATTCTGCTCACATTTTTTCTGATCCATGTAAATTGGATCAGGTTGAATATTCCCTATAGACCTGCCAAATACCTGTCATTCACCAACAAAGCATATTAAGTTTGTAATATCACTGATCACATATATTGAGGATCCAATCACCTACCAACTTGTGTGTATTGAAAGTGTGATTTTAACTTTTGAGGTCATTTTAATAGGCGCAACTAGATACGCAATACCCTAAAACAGGAAACATATATAATCGGATTGTTACCATTTTGAATAAAAGTTAAAACTGTTCTATTCcatcttaattaatttatagtGATATTTGGGGACCTTCCACAGTCCCAAATAAGTTTGGCTCACGGCGGTTTGTTTCATTTGTTGTCGATTGCACTAGAGTCTCTTGTATCTTTCTTCTCCAATTTAAATACGATGTTAGCAATGTACTCCCTAAATTTAATAACATGATCCAAAATCAGTTTGAAGCGAAAATATTGATCATTCCCAACTTGGTGAAATCATCAAAGTTCATACCTTGGTCTGTGACGACCTTTTGTAAGCACATCAACAACTTGCTGATTAGAAGCGACAAACACATACCGACGACTCCATTATCAAACTTTTGTTTGATAAATGTCTGTCAAATCTGTCAAATCTCGATATGTTCCGTGCCATCATGTTAGACAGGGTTATTTGCGATGCTGATTGTAGACTTATTATCACATAATAACTCATTATGGGTTGCAAGCTCTAACTTCAATTCTTTAGGTACCAACTTCAGCCCCAGTATCATGCCTTTAGATGTTTCGCTCAATTTATGGTTTAGGTCAATCGGAGTTGTCTTTTCAAAATCGGATCGGACCGATCGGATTGATTGACAACCGGTGACGGGTCCAGTCCAAAACAATGCTAAAAAACGTTTTAGCGGTTTAACGTCATTCACACCATGTCAAGAACTAGTCGGACTGGTTTTGAACCGGTGAATCGGTTGAAATATGGTCAGACCAATTCgccatttattaattttaatttaattctatttttttagaatttgtTTGTCTTACATCTTTTCCAAACAATTAAAAGTTTATTTTTGGGTATATACAATTACTAATTTAGATTTTGAACGTTGTTGAAAACATTATTTTAGTGgtatttgaattaattgatttttaaaaaaaaatatatgtataattatatttgataatgtgattttatttatttttagattttaaactTTGGTAAATtggtaaataaatatttttaaatattttatacacatttaaattttttaaaatttaagatatATTATGTACTatcttttagttttattttatataatataacagTTTTTCGGTCTGACTGTCCGGTTGAACCATGTTTGAAGGGTGGACCGGTTAGATTACCTGGTTGGTTATGAAAACACTACATCGGAGTATCACTCCAACCACTCATTTCCGTTTCTTCAAGAAGATCTAGAACATATTTTCTCTATGATATAGAGATTTTTCTCCTCGATCTAGCCACTTTCATgcctaaaaaataacttaaaggACCAAGATCTTTGATTTCAAATTCTAAGGCAAGACACCTTTTCAATCTTGCTATCTCTACATCTCTTCGTGTGAGaatgatatcatcaacatagaaaCAATTAAAACACCATCTTACCCCCATTGTGGTACGTTTCACAGACATAGTGTGATCGATTGACCTTGAAAGTATTCTTGCTTCTTAGCTGATctggaaaattttttaaacGACGCCCATGGAGATTGCATTAAACCATAAAGTGATTTCTTCAGTCTACATACTTTACCTCCAAATCTTTCTTCAAAACCTGGTGAGGATATCCATGAAAACTTCTTGAGGAATACATGTTTAACATTCAACTGATACAACGACCAATCAAGATTTATTGTTAAGGAGAGCAATATTTGAATTGTATTTAGTTTCGCTACAGGCTCTGTTGAACCAAATGCTTCAAAACCTTTAGATCTTGGTGTTAGGATGTGTACTCAACACTCGATGTCTAATCGTTTATCCCACATAAATCTATCCAAGTCATATTCTAGCTTCATCTCACAATTACAATgttgatattcctaagactatACATGAGGTTTTAAATGTTCCGGAATGGAAGAAAGTTGTCCTTGAGAAGGTGAATGCTTTGGAGAGAAATAGAACATGAGATATAAGATCACTGCCTCAAGGAAAACGTACATTGGGTTGCAAATGGGTGTTCATTGTAAAGCTCAACGCTGACGGGTTTTTAGAACGTTACACAAACACGGCTTGTTGCCAAGTGTTTTACACAAACCTATGGAATGGATTATCAAGAAATTTTTTATGTTACCTGGAGTTGAAGACAATATGGAATTTGGATCTAATTTTGGATCAGACTCCTTAGCACAAAaaggtaatttttttatttccatTGTGTCTAATGTTTCAACAGTTCCCTCATGTCCTTGGATCATTGATACAAAGGCAATTGATCATATTATAAGGTCGTCTAGATTATTCTCAACCTCTAACCCTCGTGCgggaaataaaaaatttaaaaatagctGATGGTTCTCTCTCAGTTATTGATGGAAAAGGGTCAATTGCAATCTCGAAATCATTAATT
It encodes:
- the LOC140893239 gene encoding lysine-specific demethylase JMJ27-like isoform X5; protein product: MDLNFPVAEDEEKMETLQKELEDGRDERSSVVEEKSVAVGEHMETLGKELDDGKEESRCLMEEDNFGVGENVESLGKEVEDEGQVKKENGGQEEVKLGERDGMKIDDLVEKRETGKKKKGMRRKASLMDYRSLSSREPRKSGLLAKEKITKVLSEILHDSKVERKQRKNPEKKRKVSAGNKKCVKSEHSDSETVKVEKAEEKPKRGQKRKKKNEENDDEAVVDEKIEKKGRRSLKRRGEEEGGEKNVGGNSENEDYSLRPKSDETNGAHEPKALKKIDENGNVIIESTMCHQCQRNDKGRVVRCTQCKTKRYCVPCMIRWCVKNLTSLVLFCWTWPSFNLTCYSFYLWVDTYPRMSEEDFAKACPVCCKNCNCKSCMRLDGSIKTLENLKLEYANEQKMLYAKYILRMLVPFLKRFHAEQAYEKEMEAKVQGLPASEIEPQISDCQKNERIYCDNCKTSIVDFHRSCPRCSYDLCLTCCRELRDGFLQGGDKEVVICYTKQEINYMHGDLSEENNKTRRKAKKGDTVYLHGATSVNDRTYGIVDTMTRDTSELKHEWKCMETGVITCPPREMGGCGEGILELKRIFLNNHVSELLLKVEEIAQTLDLGNASQNFEECSCFNFVGESTDRNKLCKSAARKRSEDSFLYNPTAKDLHLTDLMHFQWHWSKGEPVIVSDVLETTSGLSWEPMVMWRAFRQITNVKHEQLLDVSAINCLDWCEGDINVHQFFKGYSEGRYDSSGWPEIFKLKDWPPSNLFEERLPRHGAEFISCLPFKEYTHPRSGYLNLAVKLPAGCLKPDLGPKTYIAYGFAPEFGRGDSVTKLHCDMSDAVNVLTHCQSVTIKPEKHKKIKELQKQHAAQDRRELYGENQIFEDQQLTDSGPSRMSEKAFSQVFEGSNLRNKVSKSAASNLAKGNMQDEKQDEKVCIEIHMEEDLLCLNVGKNGADTSDRQGNITEACSVNESGGKSFITEEMMKHNNAGVFDYYQHELLESSESVENDPKECRKDDNDGASVSGNVLECFGDNDGALWDIFRRQDVPKLEEYVKRHFKKFRHFYCNPLPQVVHPIHDQTVYLTKEHKRRLKEEYGIEPWTFVQRLGDAVFIPAGCPHQVRNLKFQN
- the LOC140893239 gene encoding lysine-specific demethylase JMJ27-like isoform X3, producing the protein MDLNFPVAEDEEKMETLQKELEDGRDERSSVVEEKSVAVGEHMETLGKELDDGKEESRCLMEEDNFGVGENVESLGKEVEDEGQVKKENGGQEEVKLGERDGMKIDDLVEKRETGKKKKGMRRKASLMDYRSLSSREPRKSGLLAKEKITKVLSEILHDSKVERKQRKNPEKKRKVSAGNKKCVKSEHSDSETVKVEKAEEKPKRGQKRKKKNEENDDEAVVDEKIEKKGRRSLKRRGEEEGGEKNVGGNSENEDYSLRPKSDETNGAHEPKALKKIDENGNVIIESTMCHQCQRNDKGRVVRCTQCKTKRYCVPCMIRWCVKNLTSLVLFCWTWPSFNLTCYSFYLWVDTYPRMSEEDFAKACPVCCKNCNCKSCMRLDGSIKTLENLKLEYANEQKMLYAKYILRMLVPFLKRFHAEQAYEKEMEAKVQGLPASEIEPQISDCQKNERIYCDNCKTSIVDFHRSCPRCSYDLCLTCCRELRDGFLQGGDKEVVICYTKQEINYMHGDLSEENNKTRRKAKKGDTVYLHGATSVNDRTYGIVDTMTRDTSELKHEWKCMETGVITCPPREMGGCGEGILELKRIFLNNHVSELLLKVEEIAQTLDLGNASQNFEECSCFNFVGESTDRNKLCKSAARKRSEDSFLYNPTAKDLHLTDLMHFQWHWSKGEPVIVSDVLETTSGLSWEPMVMWRAFRQITNVKHEQLLDVSAINCLDWCEGDINVHQFFKGYSEGRYDSSGWPEIFKLKDWPPSNLFEERLPRHGAEFISCLPFKEYTHPRSGYLNLAVKLPAGCLKPDLGPKTYIAYGFAPEFGRGDSVTKLHCDMSDAVNVLTHCQSVTIKPEKHKKIKELQKQHAAQDRRELYGENQIFEDQQLTDSGPSRMSEKAFSQVFEGSNLRNKVSKSAASNLAKGNMQDEKQDEKVCIEIHMEEDLLCLNVGKNGADTSDRQGNITEACSVNESGGKSFITEEMMKHNNAGVFDYYQHELLESSESVENDPKECRKDDNDGASVSGNVLECFGDNDGALWDIFRRQDVPKLEEYVKRHFKKFRHFYCNPLPQVVHPIHDQTVYLTKEHKRRLKEEYGIEPWTFVQRLGDAVFIPAGCPHQVRNLKDLNSRKIIGIARENDDSELVPENCGNKIAYIIGLIFPH
- the LOC140893239 gene encoding lysine-specific demethylase JMJ27-like isoform X2 is translated as MDLNFPVAEDEEKMETLQKELEDGRDERSSVVEEKSVAVGEHMETLGKELDDGKEESRCLMEEDNFGVGENVESLGKEVEDEGQVKKENGGQEEVKLGERDGMKIDDLVEKRETGKKKKGMRRKASLMDYRSLSSREPRKSGLLAKEKITKVLSEILHDSKVERKQRKNPEKKRKVSAGNKKCVKSEHSDSETVKVEKAEEKPKRGQKRKKKNEENDDEAVVDEKIEKKGRRSLKRRGEEEGGEKNVGGNSENEDYSLRPKSDETNGAHEPKALKKIDENGNVIIESTMCHQCQRNDKGRVVRCTQCKTKRYCVPCMIRWCVKNLTSLVLFCWTWPSFNLTCYSFYLWVDTYPRMSEEDFAKACPVCCKNCNCKSCMRLDGSIKTLENLKLEYANEQKMLYAKYILRMLVPFLKRFHAEQAYEKEMEAKVQGLPASEIEPQISDCQKNERIYCDNCKTSIVDFHRSCPRCSYDLCLTCCRELRDGFLQGGDKEVVICYTKQEINYMHGDLSEENNKTRRKAKKGDTVYLHGATSVNDRTYGIVDTMTRDTSELKHEWKCMETGVITCPPREMGGCGEGILELKRIFLNNHVSELLLKVEEIAQTLDLGNASQNFEECSCFNFVGESTDRNKLCKSAARKRSEDSFLYNPTAKDLHLTDLMHFQWHWSKGEPVIVSDVLETTSGLSWEPMVMWRAFRQITNVKHEQLLDVSAINCLDWCEGDINVHQFFKGYSEGRYDSSGWPEIFKLKDWPPSNLFEERLPRHGAEFISCLPFKEYTHPRSGYLNLAVKLPAGCLKPDLGPKTYIAYGFAPEFGRGDSVTKLHCDMSDAVNVLTHCQSVTIKPEKHKKIKELQKQHAAQDRRELYGENQIFEDQQLTDSGPSRMSEKAFSQDEKQDEKVCIEIHMEEDLLCLNVGKNGADTSDRQGNITEACSVNESGGKSFITEEMMKHNNAGVFDYYQHELLESSESVENDPKECRKDDNDGASVSGNVLECFGDNDGALWDIFRRQDVPKLEEYVKRHFKKFRHFYCNPLPQVVHPIHDQTVYLTKEHKRRLKEEYGIEPWTFVQRLGDAVFIPAGCPHQVRNLKSCIKVALDFVSPENVEECIRLTEEFRILPQNHRAKEDKLEVKKMALYAIGQAVEELGGSSRPN
- the LOC140893239 gene encoding lysine-specific demethylase JMJ27-like isoform X1 codes for the protein MDLNFPVAEDEEKMETLQKELEDGRDERSSVVEEKSVAVGEHMETLGKELDDGKEESRCLMEEDNFGVGENVESLGKEVEDEGQVKKENGGQEEVKLGERDGMKIDDLVEKRETGKKKKGMRRKASLMDYRSLSSREPRKSGLLAKEKITKVLSEILHDSKVERKQRKNPEKKRKVSAGNKKCVKSEHSDSETVKVEKAEEKPKRGQKRKKKNEENDDEAVVDEKIEKKGRRSLKRRGEEEGGEKNVGGNSENEDYSLRPKSDETNGAHEPKALKKIDENGNVIIESTMCHQCQRNDKGRVVRCTQCKTKRYCVPCMIRWCVKNLTSLVLFCWTWPSFNLTCYSFYLWVDTYPRMSEEDFAKACPVCCKNCNCKSCMRLDGSIKTLENLKLEYANEQKMLYAKYILRMLVPFLKRFHAEQAYEKEMEAKVQGLPASEIEPQISDCQKNERIYCDNCKTSIVDFHRSCPRCSYDLCLTCCRELRDGFLQGGDKEVVICYTKQEINYMHGDLSEENNKTRRKAKKGDTVYLHGATSVNDRTYGIVDTMTRDTSELKHEWKCMETGVITCPPREMGGCGEGILELKRIFLNNHVSELLLKVEEIAQTLDLGNASQNFEECSCFNFVGESTDRNKLCKSAARKRSEDSFLYNPTAKDLHLTDLMHFQWHWSKGEPVIVSDVLETTSGLSWEPMVMWRAFRQITNVKHEQLLDVSAINCLDWCEGDINVHQFFKGYSEGRYDSSGWPEIFKLKDWPPSNLFEERLPRHGAEFISCLPFKEYTHPRSGYLNLAVKLPAGCLKPDLGPKTYIAYGFAPEFGRGDSVTKLHCDMSDAVNVLTHCQSVTIKPEKHKKIKELQKQHAAQDRRELYGENQIFEDQQLTDSGPSRMSEKAFSQVFEGSNLRNKVSKSAASNLAKGNMQDEKQDEKVCIEIHMEEDLLCLNVGKNGADTSDRQGNITEACSVNESGGKSFITEEMMKHNNAGVFDYYQHELLESSESVENDPKECRKDDNDGASVSGNVLECFGDNDGALWDIFRRQDVPKLEEYVKRHFKKFRHFYCNPLPQVVHPIHDQTVYLTKEHKRRLKEEYGIEPWTFVQRLGDAVFIPAGCPHQVRNLKSCIKVALDFVSPENVEECIRLTEEFRILPQNHRAKEDKLEVKKMALYAIGQAVEELGGSSRPN